The following proteins come from a genomic window of Sorghum bicolor cultivar BTx623 chromosome 3, Sorghum_bicolor_NCBIv3, whole genome shotgun sequence:
- the LOC110434162 gene encoding protein NRT1/ PTR FAMILY 6.2, which translates to MVQERAAWGASDGGGNLVQDAVDYRGCPADKSSTGGWVAAALALGIELCERLSTMGIAVNLVTYLTGTMHLPSAAAANVVTDFMGTSFLLCFLGGFLADSFLGRYLTIAIFALVQAIGTGLLAVSTEVRQLRPPPCGSGAAGSCEQATGLQMGVLYVCLYLIALGTGGLKSSVSGFGTDQFDERDARERAAMGLFFNRFLFFISVGTLLAVTVFVYVQDHVGRSWAYGICAGAMLVAIAVFLSGTRRYRYKRSSGSPIVHILQVLVAAARKRNVVKQPLTASALYEDRPEHARIPHTAQFPCLDRAAVMAGDDDNEVGRDGRPTPNPWKLCNVSRVEEVKMVARLMPVWATTILFWTIYAQMITFSVEQATTMDRRMGGFEIPAASLTVFFVGAIMLTLAFYDRVFVPLCRSFMTGRQGFTNLEKIGIGLVLSIVGMAAAAICEKKRLAVAATSRGAGHGSLPISVFMLTPQFLLVGAGEAFIYTGQLDFFITRSPKSMKTMSTGLFLTTLSLGFFLSSALVSLVKSCTRWLGDTINHSRLDYFYWLLAVLGVVNLVAYLVCAMWATAPASRQAEQPQSAMAADEKC; encoded by the exons ATG GTGCAGGAGAGGGCAGCATGGGGCGccagcgacggcggcggcaacCTGGTGCAGGATGCCGTCGACTACAGGGGCTGCCCGGCGGACAAGTCCAGCACGGGCGGCtgggtggcggcggcgctcgcCCTCGGGATCGAGCTGTGCGAGCGCCTCTCCACCATGGGCATCGCCGTCAACCTGGTCACCTACCTCACGGGCACCATGCACCTGCCCAGCGCCGCTGCTGCCAACGTGGTCACCGACTTCATGGGCACCTCCTTCCTCCTCTGCTTCCTTGGTGGATTCCTTGCCGACTCCTTCCTCGGACGATACCTCACCATCGCCATCTTCGCCCTCGTCCAAGCCATC GGCACGGGGCTGCTGGCAGTGTCCACGGAGGTGAGGCAGCTACGGCCGCCGCCGTGCGGATCCGGCGCGGCTGGGTCGTGCGAGCAGGCCACTGGGCTCCAGATGGGCGTCCTGTACGTGTGTCTCTACCTCATCGCGCTCGGCACCGGTGGGCTCAAGTCCAGCGTCTCGGGCTTCGGCACCGACCAGTTCGACGAGCGCGACGCACGCGAGCGCGCCGCCATGGGCCTCTTCTTCAACCGCTTCTTGTTCTTCATCAGCGTCGGCACGCTCCTCGCCGTCACCGTCTTCGTCTACGTCCAGGACCACGTCGGCCGGAGCTGGGCCTATGGCATCTGCGCCGGCGCCATGCTCGTCGCCATCGCCGTCTTCCTGTCAGGCACCAGGCGGTACCGCTACAAGCGCAGCTCCGGGAGCCCCATCGTGCACATCCTCCAGGTCCTCGTCGCTGCCGCCCGGAAGCGGAACGTCGTCAAGCAGCCGCTCACCGCCTCCGCGCTCTACGAGGACCGCCCCGAGCACGCGCGCATCCCCCACACCGCCCAGTTCCCGTGCCTGGACAGGGCGGCGGTGATGGCCGGCGACGACGACAACGAGGTGGGCCGCGACGGGCGGCCGACGCCCAACCCGTGGAAGCTGTGCAACGTGTCCCGCGTCGAGGAGGTTAAGATGGTGGCGCGGCTGATGCCGGTGTGGGCGACGACCATCCTGTTCTGGACCATCTACGCGCAGATGATCACCTTCTCCGTGGAGCAGGCGACGACCATGGACCGGCGCATGGGCGGCTTCGAGATCCCAGCCGCCTCGCTCACCGTCTTCTTCGTCGGCGCTATCATGCTCACCCTCGCCTTCTACGACCGCGTCTTCGTTCCGCTCTGCCGCAGCTTCATGACCGGCCGGCAGGGGTTCACAAACTTGGAGAAGATCGGCATCGGCCTGGTCCTCTCCATCGTCGGCATGGCCGCCGCGGCAATCTGCGAGAAGAAACGCCTCGCCGTCGCTGCCACGAGTCGCGGCGCAGGGCATGGGTCGCTGCCCATCAGCGTGTTCATGCTGACGCCGCAGTTCCTGCTGGTGGGCGCCGGCGAGGCGTTCATCTACACGGGGCAGCTGGACTTCTTCATCACGCGGTCGCCCAAGAGCATGAAGACGATGAGCACGGGCCTCTTCCTCACCACGCTCTCGCTCGGCTTCTTCCTCAGCAGCGCGCTCGTCTCGCTCGTCAAGAGCTGCACGCGGTGGCTCGGCGACACCATCAACCACAGCCGCCTCGACTACTTCTACTGGCTGCTGGCCGTGCTCGGCGTTGTCAACCTCGTCGCATACCTCGTCTGCGCCATGTGGGCAACAGCACCGGCCAGCAGGCAGGCGGAGCAGCCGCagtccgccatggccgccgaCGAGAAATGCTAG
- the LOC8075469 gene encoding uncharacterized protein LOC8075469 isoform X2, which produces MVRLPAEEEGKDAGTGSGSWPRTRRYAVGDEVEVLFTGPGFRGARFEATVIARLPGSDRYKVVYSKLVVRRGGPPLREVVAGSNVRPRPPQPAAAGRELELFDLVEACHNDGWWPGVVSDIRPKRRRNQETQFAVSFPLFREVVVLSASFVRPRQEFVYGSWIDAKEVLRGIPQHAEGSHIEVMCDKQGRVWRPATIKKMVGSTNYVVSYGNGEISTEVLHTMFIRPEPIYDKMKLEYELKPSAEVEVYYDGSWSLGVIADVGSCEPRRYRVKVKEHNNANGDDYMIVSSASLRPKAKWDSQEWRLRSTKKYAKNRNYSDSQYSPDSYSSSDSEYSSDSYNSLDSDYSSEFSTPGGNSDQYSSIPNKRVMKENAQTEEVHLRHFLNLRQDRDRLPLKDVMDMEISSEMHVSTVNKQERELEGLGLGDANGEEQILEANGVEKLICTPCDGKERHSLPKALHSKRKDLSVSSLDDVIEIGSEYSCGDVGISDDASHGNFIEISDDSSYNPIKKQRRMNLPDEELHSNHLIHNNQAPYSASRLWQAQNRQHYLLLDASRHSKEHACRNVLSQSTEPLESSQDHSHKDGGQQIPLPGCQVQEFILGRNEAEETQLLHHLHLENTLMKLDDSAAGCENHEMCQKITKVNSWVAGTSIENKKTGISPEEVAVFSIGKLEPPSSGQKGVKADLLCIESRNHNKMEIKNERMGMSLIGKLEPPSSGQKCVKADLLCIESSNDNKMEIKNERMDMSLVSAEGFHLETCTNYKDIAILSYPECNALSQQPWGQSLESVSEKLAGRSPLLHPSVTADISAFLPLTVPNSSYLSPVFSTTSLLLMPKNKMEVFEKLPQNPHFREAWNCPPERREGKALELMVYFANMAVSIKNMRIQDEPRLFEEKMNILLDMEEDNGFEAGPLKVRLHNLLCTKTCQINLKSKKVRLEKEICEIEAMNCGLEQRLKVLDMCVMGMEENKYQEMKASLDMQKTENWSSISKLQVDLCQVEESLKHAEAEFCSIATAPWQSDDGPLLR; this is translated from the exons ATGGTTCGATTACctgcggaggaggaggggaaggATGCCGGCACGGGCTCCGGCAGCTGGCCACGCACCCGCCGCTACGCCGTGGGGGATGAGGTCGAGGTCCTCTTCACCGGACCGGGCTTCCGCGGCGCGCGCTTCGAGGCCACCGTCATTGCGCGCCTCCCGGGCTCCGATCGCTACAAGGTAGTCTACTCCAAACTCGTCGTCCGCCGCGGCGGCCCCCCGCTGCGGGAGGTCGTGGCAGGCTCCAATGTACGGCCGAGACCGCcgcagccggcggcggcggggcgcgAGTTGGAGCTGTTCGATCTCGTCGAGGCGTGCCACAACGACGGATGGTGGCCGGGCGTCGTCTCCGACATCCGGCCCAAGCGGAGGCGGAACCAGGAGACACAGTTCGCCGTGTCGTTCCCTCTGTTTCGCGAGGTAGTGGTGCTCTCGGCCTCGTTTGTGCGGCCCAGGCAGGAGTTCGTGTACGGAAGCTGGATAGACGCCAAGGAAGTG CTGCGAGGGATACCGCAACATGCAGAAGGAAGCCACATAGAAGTGATGTGTGATAAACAGGGCAGAGTTTGGAGGCCGGCTACTATCAAGAAGATGGTCGGCAGTACCAACTATGTTGTTAGCTATGGAAATGGGGAGATCTCTACTGAGGTCCTCCACACAATGTTCATTCGGCCAGAACCCATCTATGACAAAATGAAGTTGGAATATGAATTGAAGCCCTCAGCAGAGGTGGAAGTATATTACGATGGCAGCTggtcactaggtgtcattgcagATGTTGGCAGCTGTGAACCTAGAAGATACAGAGTAAAGGTAAAAGAGCATAACAATGCAAATGGAGATGACTACATGATTGTGTCAAGTGCGTCCTTGAGACCCAAGGCCAAATGGGACAGTCAGGAATGGAGGCTACGTTCTACCAAG AAATATGCCAAGAACAGAAATTATTCAGATTCCCAGTATTCACCAGATTCTTACAGTTCATCAGATTCTGAATATTCATCAGATTCTTACAATTCATTAGATTCAGACTATTCATCAGAGTTCTCCACACCTGGTGGAAATAGTGATCAGTATAGCTCAATCCCTAACAAAAGGGTGATGAAAGAAAATGCGCAAACCGAAGAGGTGCATTTGAGGCACTTTTTAAATCTCAGGCAAGATAGAGACAGATTACCATTAAAGGATGTTATGGATATGGAAATATCTTCTGAAATGCATGTATCTACGGTGAATAAACAAGAGAGGGAACTGGAAGGTTTGGGGTTGGGGGATGCAAATGGGGAAGAGCAAATACTGGAAGCCAATGGAGTGGAGAAGTTAATCTGTACACCATGTGATGGAAAAGAAAGGCACTCCTTGCCAAAG GCACTTCATAGTAAGAGAAAGGACCTTTCtgtttcttcacttgatgatgtTATTGAAATTGGTAGCGAGTACAGCTGTGGTGATGTTGGGATCAGTGATGACGCTAGCCATGGAAATTTTATTGAAATTAGCGACGATTCTAGTTACAACCCAATCAAAAAGCAAAGGCGGATGAATCTCCCAGATGAAGAACTCCATTCCAATCATTTGATACACAATAATCAAGCACCATATTCTGCATCAAGATTGTGGCAAGCACAGAATCGTCAGCATTATCTTTTGCTAGATGCATCAAGACATTCTAAAGAACATGCATGTAGAAATGTGTTATCACAGTCCACGGAGCCATTGGAATCATCACAGGATCATTCCCACAAGGATGGTGGGCAACAGATTCCTTTGCCTGGTTGCCAGGTCCAAGAGTTTATTCTTGGAAGGAATGAAGCAGAAGAAACACAACTGTTACACCATCTCCATTTAGAAAACACGTTGATGAAACTTGATGATTCTGCTGCTGGATGTGAAAACCATGAAATGTGCCAAAAAATTACAAAG GTGAACAGTTGGGTGGCTGGTACTTCCATTGAAAACAAAAAAACAGGCATTTCACCTGAGGAGGTGGCAGTCTTCTCAATCGGGAAATTAGAACCACCTTCATCTGGACAAAAGGGTGTTAAGGCTGACCTCTTGTGTATTGAATCCCGTAACCATAACAAA ATGGAGATAAAAAATGAAAGAATGGGTATGTCCTTAATCGGGAAATTAGAACCACCTTCATCTGGACAAAAGTGTGTTAAGGCTGACCTCTTGTGTATTGAATCCAGTAACGATAACAAA ATGGAGATAAAAAATGAAAGAATGGATATGTCTCTTGTGTCAGCAGAAGGGTTTCACCTGGAAACCTGTACGAACT ACAAGGATATTGCAATTTTATCATATCCTGAATGCAATGCATTGTCACAACAACCTTGGGGTCAATCTCTAGAATCTGTTTCTGAGAAATTAGCAGGACGATCTCCATTGCTTCATCCTAGTGTGACGGCGGATATATCAGCATTTCTGCCACTGACAGTGCCTAACAGCAGCTATCTTTCTCCAGTGTTCTCTACAACTTCCTTGCTGCTGATGCCTAAAAACAAAATGGAGGTCTTTGAGAAGCTACCACAGAATCCACACTTCCGTGAGGCATGGAATTGTCCTCCAGAACGTCGTGAAGGAAAAGCCCTAGAACTTATGGTCTATTTTGCAAACATGGCTGTAAGCATCAAGAACATGCGAATTCAGGATGAACCACGACTTTTTGAAGAGAAGATGAACATCCTATTAGATATGGAAGAAGACAACGGGTTTGAAGCTGGCCCCCTGAAGGTCCGCCTGCATAACCTACTTTGTACAAAGACTTGCCAGATTAACCTCAAGAGCAAGAAGGTAAGATTAGAGAAGGAGATATGTGAGATAGAAGCAATGAACTGTGGATTAGAGCAGCGACTCAAGGTGCTTGACATGTGCGTCATGGGAATGGAAGAGAATAAATACCAGGAGATGAAAGCTTCACTTGACATGCAAAAAACAGAAAATTGGTCATCTATTTCAAAGCTCCAAGTCGATTTGTGTCAAGTTGAGGAGTCACTCAAGCATGCTGAAGCCGAATTTTGTAGTATTGCTACTGCACCATGGCAATCAGATGATGGACCTTTGCTAAGGTAA
- the LOC110433708 gene encoding circumsporozoite protein-like: MRMLEVPVSATEINTRVSRTISSKLKNYRVVPMRPDRDYISLKKEKKKKKKKKKAKKAEASAKRCREAKKAGLPEPESSETSVSEVEDGDDTHWLNELLDEEEEDEEVPPTGGGTEAPKGSQILGGVEGAPYNIVGEGGDEAPQGGLVPPDPQEGEVALVGEPEVPVGPKDPSEPRPGTEAETEGSAEVPKAGTAVGAPMTPGAAMGVCPTTRGAQGAPSSQKSATPQAR, translated from the exons ATGCGGATGCTAGAGGTGCCAGTGTCCGCTACGGAGATCAACACCCGAGTCTCTAGGACAATATCCTCGAAGTTGAAGAACTAtcgggtggtgccgatgcgtCCTGACAGGGACTACATCTCTCTG aagaaggagaagaagaagaagaagaagaagaagaaggcaaaGAAGGCGGAGGCCTCTGCCAAGCGCTGCCGCGAGGCCAAGAAGGCGGGGCTCCCCGAGCCTGAATCCTCCGAGACTTCGGTCTCAGAGGTAGAGGACGGGGATGACACACATTGGCTAAATGAACTCCTtgacgaggaggaagaggatgaaGAGGTCCCCCCAACTGGTGGGGGGACAGAGGCCCCAAAGGGGTCACAGATCCTAGGGGGCGTAGAGGGCGCCCCCTACAACATTGTTGGCGAGGGAGGGGATGAAGCCCCTCAAGGGGGTTTGGTTCCCCCGGATCCCCAAGAAGGGGAGGTGGCGTTGGTTGGAGAGCCTGAGGTGCCTGTGGGGCCAAAGGACCCGTCCGAGCCTCGTCCGGGGACGGAGGCAGAGACGGAGGGTTCGGCAGAGGTGCCGAAGGCCGGGACAGCCGTCGGGGCCCCTATGACCCCAGGTGCGGCAATGGGCGTCTGCCCGACAACCCGCGGCGCCCAGGGAGCGCCAAGCTCCCAGAAGAGTGCTACGCCCCAGGCAAGGTAA
- the LOC8075469 gene encoding uncharacterized protein LOC8075469 isoform X1 → MVRLPAEEEGKDAGTGSGSWPRTRRYAVGDEVEVLFTGPGFRGARFEATVIARLPGSDRYKVVYSKLVVRRGGPPLREVVAGSNVRPRPPQPAAAGRELELFDLVEACHNDGWWPGVVSDIRPKRRRNQETQFAVSFPLFREVVVLSASFVRPRQEFVYGSWIDAKEVLRGIPQHAEGSHIEVMCDKQGRVWRPATIKKMVGSTNYVVSYGNGEISTEVLHTMFIRPEPIYDKMKLEYELKPSAEVEVYYDGSWSLGVIADVGSCEPRRYRVKVKEHNNANGDDYMIVSSASLRPKAKWDSQEWRLRSTKKYAKNRNYSDSQYSPDSYSSSDSEYSSDSYNSLDSDYSSEFSTPGGNSDQYSSIPNKRVMKENAQTEEVHLRHFLNLRQDRDRLPLKDVMDMEISSEMHVSTVNKQERELEGLGLGDANGEEQILEANGVEKLICTPCDGKERHSLPKALHSKRKDLSVSSLDDVIEIGSEYSCGDVGISDDASHGNFIEISDDSSYNPIKKQRRMNLPDEELHSNHLIHNNQAPYSASRLWQAQNRQHYLLLDASRHSKEHACRNVLSQSTEPLESSQDHSHKDGGQQIPLPGCQVQEFILGRNEAEETQLLHHLHLENTLMKLDDSAAGCENHEMCQKITKVNSWVAGTSIENKKTGISPEEVAVFSIGKLEPPSSGQKGVKADLLCIESRNHNKMEIKNERMGMSLIGKLEPPSSGQKCVKADLLCIESSNDNKMEIKNERMDMSLVSAEGFHLETCTNSDKDIAILSYPECNALSQQPWGQSLESVSEKLAGRSPLLHPSVTADISAFLPLTVPNSSYLSPVFSTTSLLLMPKNKMEVFEKLPQNPHFREAWNCPPERREGKALELMVYFANMAVSIKNMRIQDEPRLFEEKMNILLDMEEDNGFEAGPLKVRLHNLLCTKTCQINLKSKKVRLEKEICEIEAMNCGLEQRLKVLDMCVMGMEENKYQEMKASLDMQKTENWSSISKLQVDLCQVEESLKHAEAEFCSIATAPWQSDDGPLLR, encoded by the exons ATGGTTCGATTACctgcggaggaggaggggaaggATGCCGGCACGGGCTCCGGCAGCTGGCCACGCACCCGCCGCTACGCCGTGGGGGATGAGGTCGAGGTCCTCTTCACCGGACCGGGCTTCCGCGGCGCGCGCTTCGAGGCCACCGTCATTGCGCGCCTCCCGGGCTCCGATCGCTACAAGGTAGTCTACTCCAAACTCGTCGTCCGCCGCGGCGGCCCCCCGCTGCGGGAGGTCGTGGCAGGCTCCAATGTACGGCCGAGACCGCcgcagccggcggcggcggggcgcgAGTTGGAGCTGTTCGATCTCGTCGAGGCGTGCCACAACGACGGATGGTGGCCGGGCGTCGTCTCCGACATCCGGCCCAAGCGGAGGCGGAACCAGGAGACACAGTTCGCCGTGTCGTTCCCTCTGTTTCGCGAGGTAGTGGTGCTCTCGGCCTCGTTTGTGCGGCCCAGGCAGGAGTTCGTGTACGGAAGCTGGATAGACGCCAAGGAAGTG CTGCGAGGGATACCGCAACATGCAGAAGGAAGCCACATAGAAGTGATGTGTGATAAACAGGGCAGAGTTTGGAGGCCGGCTACTATCAAGAAGATGGTCGGCAGTACCAACTATGTTGTTAGCTATGGAAATGGGGAGATCTCTACTGAGGTCCTCCACACAATGTTCATTCGGCCAGAACCCATCTATGACAAAATGAAGTTGGAATATGAATTGAAGCCCTCAGCAGAGGTGGAAGTATATTACGATGGCAGCTggtcactaggtgtcattgcagATGTTGGCAGCTGTGAACCTAGAAGATACAGAGTAAAGGTAAAAGAGCATAACAATGCAAATGGAGATGACTACATGATTGTGTCAAGTGCGTCCTTGAGACCCAAGGCCAAATGGGACAGTCAGGAATGGAGGCTACGTTCTACCAAG AAATATGCCAAGAACAGAAATTATTCAGATTCCCAGTATTCACCAGATTCTTACAGTTCATCAGATTCTGAATATTCATCAGATTCTTACAATTCATTAGATTCAGACTATTCATCAGAGTTCTCCACACCTGGTGGAAATAGTGATCAGTATAGCTCAATCCCTAACAAAAGGGTGATGAAAGAAAATGCGCAAACCGAAGAGGTGCATTTGAGGCACTTTTTAAATCTCAGGCAAGATAGAGACAGATTACCATTAAAGGATGTTATGGATATGGAAATATCTTCTGAAATGCATGTATCTACGGTGAATAAACAAGAGAGGGAACTGGAAGGTTTGGGGTTGGGGGATGCAAATGGGGAAGAGCAAATACTGGAAGCCAATGGAGTGGAGAAGTTAATCTGTACACCATGTGATGGAAAAGAAAGGCACTCCTTGCCAAAG GCACTTCATAGTAAGAGAAAGGACCTTTCtgtttcttcacttgatgatgtTATTGAAATTGGTAGCGAGTACAGCTGTGGTGATGTTGGGATCAGTGATGACGCTAGCCATGGAAATTTTATTGAAATTAGCGACGATTCTAGTTACAACCCAATCAAAAAGCAAAGGCGGATGAATCTCCCAGATGAAGAACTCCATTCCAATCATTTGATACACAATAATCAAGCACCATATTCTGCATCAAGATTGTGGCAAGCACAGAATCGTCAGCATTATCTTTTGCTAGATGCATCAAGACATTCTAAAGAACATGCATGTAGAAATGTGTTATCACAGTCCACGGAGCCATTGGAATCATCACAGGATCATTCCCACAAGGATGGTGGGCAACAGATTCCTTTGCCTGGTTGCCAGGTCCAAGAGTTTATTCTTGGAAGGAATGAAGCAGAAGAAACACAACTGTTACACCATCTCCATTTAGAAAACACGTTGATGAAACTTGATGATTCTGCTGCTGGATGTGAAAACCATGAAATGTGCCAAAAAATTACAAAG GTGAACAGTTGGGTGGCTGGTACTTCCATTGAAAACAAAAAAACAGGCATTTCACCTGAGGAGGTGGCAGTCTTCTCAATCGGGAAATTAGAACCACCTTCATCTGGACAAAAGGGTGTTAAGGCTGACCTCTTGTGTATTGAATCCCGTAACCATAACAAA ATGGAGATAAAAAATGAAAGAATGGGTATGTCCTTAATCGGGAAATTAGAACCACCTTCATCTGGACAAAAGTGTGTTAAGGCTGACCTCTTGTGTATTGAATCCAGTAACGATAACAAA ATGGAGATAAAAAATGAAAGAATGGATATGTCTCTTGTGTCAGCAGAAGGGTTTCACCTGGAAACCTGTACGAACT CAGACAAGGATATTGCAATTTTATCATATCCTGAATGCAATGCATTGTCACAACAACCTTGGGGTCAATCTCTAGAATCTGTTTCTGAGAAATTAGCAGGACGATCTCCATTGCTTCATCCTAGTGTGACGGCGGATATATCAGCATTTCTGCCACTGACAGTGCCTAACAGCAGCTATCTTTCTCCAGTGTTCTCTACAACTTCCTTGCTGCTGATGCCTAAAAACAAAATGGAGGTCTTTGAGAAGCTACCACAGAATCCACACTTCCGTGAGGCATGGAATTGTCCTCCAGAACGTCGTGAAGGAAAAGCCCTAGAACTTATGGTCTATTTTGCAAACATGGCTGTAAGCATCAAGAACATGCGAATTCAGGATGAACCACGACTTTTTGAAGAGAAGATGAACATCCTATTAGATATGGAAGAAGACAACGGGTTTGAAGCTGGCCCCCTGAAGGTCCGCCTGCATAACCTACTTTGTACAAAGACTTGCCAGATTAACCTCAAGAGCAAGAAGGTAAGATTAGAGAAGGAGATATGTGAGATAGAAGCAATGAACTGTGGATTAGAGCAGCGACTCAAGGTGCTTGACATGTGCGTCATGGGAATGGAAGAGAATAAATACCAGGAGATGAAAGCTTCACTTGACATGCAAAAAACAGAAAATTGGTCATCTATTTCAAAGCTCCAAGTCGATTTGTGTCAAGTTGAGGAGTCACTCAAGCATGCTGAAGCCGAATTTTGTAGTATTGCTACTGCACCATGGCAATCAGATGATGGACCTTTGCTAAGGTAA